A genome region from Erigeron canadensis isolate Cc75 chromosome 3, C_canadensis_v1, whole genome shotgun sequence includes the following:
- the LOC122591128 gene encoding ATP-dependent 6-phosphofructokinase 6-like produces MHSISNTSSSSYKLSNNSSSDNNNNNCSRKTKSKVKVTKTPRMGPPAAKVAVSGENQSQPKVVTGDHGYVLEDVPHLTDYIPHLPTYPNPLQDNPAYAVVKQYFVDMDDTIAQKIVVHANSPRGTHFRRAGPRQKVYFKSDDVHACIVTCGGLCPGLNTVIREIVASLHDMYGVTRIEGIEGGYRGFYSRNTIPLTPKVVNGIHKRGGTIIGTSRGGYDNKKIVNSIEDRGINQVYIIGGDGTQKGASAIYEEVRRRGLKVSVVGIPKTIDNDIPIIDKSFGFDTAVEEAQRAINAAHVESESNENCIGLVKLMGRNSGFIAMYATLASRDVDCCLIPESPFYLEGPGGLFEYIERRIKENGHMVLVVAEGAGQDLVAESLNDKDASGNKLLNDIGLWLSQKIKNHFKKQTDLEINLKYIDPTYMIRAVPSNASDNVYSTLLAQSAVHGAMAGYTGFTVGPVHGRECYLPFYRITEKQNRVVITDRMWARMLSSTNQPSFLNTKDIIESIMDEAPPTQLLDDQVADNGVVTKETIVC; encoded by the exons atgcattctaTAAGTAACACTAGTTCATCTTCTTACAAGTTAAGCAACAACAGCAGtagtgataataataataataattgcaGCCGGAAAACAAAATCCAAAGTTAAGGTAACAAAAACACCTCGGATGGGTCCACCGGCGGCTAAGGTTGCTGTCTCCGGCGAGAATCAATCTCAACCGAAAGTTGTAACCGGCGATCATGGTTATGTGCTTGAAGATGTTCCTCATTTGACTGATTACATCCCTCATCTTCCT ACATATCCGAATCCACTGCAGGATAATCCTGCATATGCGGTCGTTAA GCAGTACTTTGTTGATATGGATGATACTATTGCTCAAAAG ATTGTTGTTCATGCCAATAGTCCTAGAGGCACACATTTTCGACGTGCTGGACCCCGTCAAAAG GTGTACTTTAAGTCGGATGACGTTCATGCTTGTATTGTCACATGTGGGGGCCTATGTCCCGGTCTCAACACCGTGATTAGAGAAATAGTTGCTAGTTTACACGACATGTATGGTGTTACAAGAATAGAAGGGATTGAA GGAGGATACAGGGGTTTCTACTCTCGAAATACAATTCCGTTGACACCTAAAGTGGTTAACGGTATTCATAAACGGGGTGGCACCATAATAGGGACGTCACGAGGTGGCTACGATAATAAGAAGATAGTCAATAGTATTGAAGATCGGGGAATCAATCAG gtATATATAATAGGAGGAGATGGAACACAAAAGGGGGCATCTGCTATCTATGAG GAAGTAAGAAGGCGGGGTCTTAAAGTTTCAGTTGTTGGGATTCCAAAAACTATTGATAATGACATTCCG ATTATTGATAAATCTTTTGGATTTGATACTGCTGTTGAGGAGGCTCAGCGCGCTATTAATGCAGCACATGTTGAGTCTGAGAGTAATGAGAATTGTATTGGTCTCGTTAAGTTAATGGGACGAAATAGTG GGTTTATTGCAATGTATGCAACTCTTGCAAGCCGagatgttgattgttgtttgattcCCGAGTCACCTTTCTATCTGGAAGGACCAGGTGGTCTTTTTGAGTATATAGAAAGAAGAATAAAAGAAAACGGGCATATGGTACTTGTTGTAGCAGAAGGTGCGGGCCAGGATCTTGTTGCAGAGAGCTTAAATGATAAGGATGCCTCAGGAAATAAGCTTTTGAATGATATTGGCTTGTGGTTATCTCAAAAAATCAAG AATCATTTCAAAAAACAAACAGATTTGGAGATCAACCTTAAATACATAG ATCCTACATACATGATTAGAGCTGTTCCAAGCAATGCATCAGATAATGTTTACAGCACACTTCTCGCTCAAAGTGCTGTTCATGGAGCCATGGCTGGATACACTGGGTTCACCGTTGGCCCTGTGCATGGTAGAGAATGTTACCTGCCATTTTAT AGAATAACAGAGAAGCAAAATAGGGTTGTGATAACTGACAGGATGTGGGCAAGAATGTTATCTTCAACGAACCAGCCTAGTTTTTTGAACACAAAAGATATCATTGAGTCGATCATGGATGAAGCGCCACCAACTCAGTTGTTAGATGACCAGGTGGCAGATAATGGTGTGGTCACCAAGGAAACAATCGTTTGCTGA
- the LOC122593239 gene encoding mitochondrial-processing peptidase subunit alpha-like has protein sequence MYRAAASRIRLPKGQARSRFLTRFASSSAVAAQSTSGGIFSWFTGGSSSSLPPLDFPLKGIELPSSLPDHVETGKTIITTLSNGVRIASESSPNPAASIGLYVNSGSIYETPASFGATHLLERMAFKSTANRSHLRLVREVEAVGGNVAASASREQMSYSFDALKTYVPQMVELLVDSARNQVFLDWEVKEQIQKVKAEISEYGNNPEGLLLEAVHSAGYSGALGNALIASEASLNRLDSSILEEFVAANYTAPRIVLAASGVEHEELLKYAEPLLSDLPGGAHIEEPKSVYVGGDHRVMADTGRTSFALAFELPGGWLKEKDAMTLTVLQILMGGGGSFSAGGPGKGMYSRLYLRVLNEYPEIQSFSAFTSVYANSGIFGIQATTIPEFAPKALDIAAKELIAVATTGEANQVQLDRAKQSTKSAILMNLESRMVGSEDIGRQILTYGERKPVEFYLKAIDEVTAKDIASIAQKLLSSPLTMASHGDVINVPTYDSVSSKFR, from the exons ATGTATCGCGCCGCAGCTTCCAGAATCAGACTCCCCAAG GGTCAAGCCAGAAGCAGGTTTCTGACCAGGTTTGCAAGTTCTAGTGCGGTTGCAGCGCAATCAACTTCGGGGGGTATCTTTAGCTGGTTTACAGGAGGAAGCTCTTCAAGCCTCCCTCCTTTGGACTTTCCACTCAAGGGTATTGAACTCCCGTCTTCTCTACCCGACCATGTTGAAACTGGAAAGACGATCATAACAACCCTCTCAAACGGAGTCAGAATTGCCTCTGAAAGTTCACCA AACCCTGCAGCTTCTATTGGTTTGTATGTGAATTCTGGCTCTATTTATGAAACACCGGCTTCATTTGGGGCTACACATCTTCTAGAACGCATGGCTTTTAAAAGCACAGCTAATCGAAGCCATCTGCGATTGGTAAGGGAAGTGGAGGCTGTTGGTGGCAATGTGGCAGCCTCAGCTTCTAGGGAGCAAATGAGTTACTCCTTTGATGCCCTCAAGACCTATGTTCCTCAAATGGTAGAACTTCTGGTTGACTCTGCAAGAAATCAAGTTTTCTTGGACTGGGAGGTCAAGGAGCAG ATCCAGAAAGTGAAAGCCGAGATCAGTGAATATGGCAACAACCCAGAGGGCTTGCTGTTAGAGGCAGTTCATTCAGCTGGATATTCTGGTGCACTAGGCAATGCTCTGATTGCCTCAGAAGCCTCACTTAATAGATTAGACAGTTCCATATTGGAAGAATTCGTTGCT GCAAACTATACTGCTCCTCGAATAGTTCTTGCCGCTTCAGGTGTTGAACATGAGGAACTGTTGAAATATGCAGAACCTCTTCTCTCTGATTTACCAGGTGGTGCTCATATTGAGGAGCCAAAATCCGTTTATGTTGGTGGTGATCATCGTGTTATGGCTGATACAGGG AGAACCAGTTTTGCTCTTGCATTTGAACTTCCTGGTGGTTGGCTCAAGGAGAAGGATGCCATGACTTTGACTGTTCTTCAG ATTCTAATGGGAGGCGGTGGATCTTTTTCAGCTGGCGGTCCTGGAAAAGGGATGTACTCACGCCTTT ATCTTCGAGTTCTGAATGAGTACCCGGAAATTCAGTCATTTTCCGCATTTACTTCAGTCTACGCCAACAGTGGCATTTTCGGAATCCAAGCTACCACT ATTCCCGAGTTTGCACCCAAAGCATTAGATATAGCTGCTAAAGAGCTAATTGCAGTCGCCACAACTGGGGAAG CCAACCAGGTACAGCTGGATCGTGCCAAACAGTCTACCAAGTCTGCTATTCTAATGAACTTGGAATCAAGA ATGGTTGGTTCAGAAGATATTGGCAGACAGATATTGACATACGGAGAGAG GAAACCTGTCGAGTTTTACTTGAAAGCAATTGATGAAGTAACAGCTAAGGATATTGCTTCTATTGCACAAAAGCTTCTATCTTCTCCACTCACAATGGCTTCTCACGGAGATG TTATAAATGTACCAACCTACGACTCGGTTAGCAGCAAATTTCGTTAA
- the LOC122592056 gene encoding uncharacterized protein LOC122592056 — MFTVAAVKKSLRKEVNMQQIQQIQQMKWVSWVPIKVNILLWRIEMDRVATRLALVKRNIQIQDTSCPLCNVDAETSSHLFVNCGFSYGVWSAIWAWCKLYPVGFNSIKEILTWMESIQMSVWGKKLIRGMVMITCWSLWKERNNKVFNDSTPKVIEVVANVKSLSFLWFKYRSSRSDIEWNEWVKYLLYWLFGRALF; from the coding sequence ATGTTCACGGTAGCTGCAGTCAAAAAAAGTTTGCGAAAGGAGGTTAATATGCAGCAGATACAGCAGATTCAGCAGATGAAATGGGTCAGTTGGGTTCCGATTAAAGTGAACATCTTGTTATGGCGCATTGAAATGGACAGAGTGGCGACCCGTTTGGCTTTGGTGAAGAGAAATATACAGATCCAGGATACATCGTGCCCACTGTGCAATGTAGACGCAGAAACGTCTTCACACTTATTTGTTAACTGTGGGTTTTCTTATGGTGTGTGGAGTGCTATTTGGGCTTGGTGCAAATTGTACCCAGTTGGTTTTAACTCGATCAAAGAGATTCTAACATGGATGGAATCGATTCAAATGTCAGTTTGGGGGAAGAAACTTATTCGTGGGATGGTGATGATTACTTGCTGGAGCTTATGGAAAGAACGGAACAACAAAGTTTTCAATGATTCTACTCCTAAGGTGATTGAGGTGGTTGCGAATGTTAAATCTTTGTCTTTTCTATGGTTTAAATATAGATCGAGTAGGTCCGATATTGAGTGGAATGAGTGGGTGAAATACCTGTTGTATTGGTTGTTTGGGCGGGCCTTGTTTTGA
- the LOC122593047 gene encoding AP-4 complex subunit sigma produces MGIRFILMVNKQGQTRLAQYYEYLTLEERRALEGEIVRKCLARNEQQCSFVEHRNYKIVYRRYASLFFLVGVDNEENELAILEFIHLLVETMDRHFGNVCELDIMFHLEKAHFMLEEMVMNGCIVETSKTNILAPIQLLDKAS; encoded by the exons ATGGGGATCAGGTTCATATTGATGGTGAACAAACAAGGGCAAACCCGTCTGGCCCAATATTACGAATACCTTACCCTTGAAGAGCGTCGTGCCCTTGAAGGTGAAATCGTTCGCAAGTGCCTCGCTCGTAACGAACAACAG TGTTCATTCGTAGAACATCGGAACTACAAGATTGTGTATAGACGTTATGCCTCATTGTTCTTTCTAGTTGGAGTCGACAATGAAGAA AATGAGCTGGCGATATTGGAATTCATACATCTCTTAGTTGAAACTATGGATCGCCATTTTGGCAATGTG TGTGAGTTGGACATAATGTTTCATTTGGAGAAAGCTCATTTTATGCTAGAAGAGATGGTGATGAATGGATGTATTGTCGAGACAAGCAAGACTAACATACTGGCACCCATACAACTCTTGGACAAAGCATCATAG